A genomic window from Oryctolagus cuniculus chromosome 12, mOryCun1.1, whole genome shotgun sequence includes:
- the WDR73 gene encoding WD repeat-containing protein 73 isoform X1 — protein MESAEDWLVESLRLYQDFHAFDLSGATRVLEWIGNKGVFVAGYESLKKNEILHLVLPHRLSVKENQGLFPERDFKVCHGGFSDRCVFALKHVPDTRLLVTSGLPGCYLEVWQVSEDSDVIQVVSTVAVQEAEGSLWPRVAIFASTAPGILHGRRLSDLQIVDLESQKTTYASGVSDREELSSLQVLDGDTFAFCCTSGRLGLVDARQKWAPSESLRPGPSFSGQSWCADVGGRGQAPGPSIASLGSNGQLRLLDPRDLSRPVSSVQCPVPTPSPDPELLRVTWAPGLHNCLAISGFDGTVQVHDITAWAAAGNQVEPHFTHSGHLFLDGNGAGPAPLVTTHTWHPCKPRTLLSAASDASLHVWDWVAPEASC, from the exons ATGGAGTCCGCGGAGGACTGGCTGGTGGAGTCCTTGCGTTT GTACCAGGATTTCCATGCATTCGACCTGTCGGGAGCCACTCGAGTCCTTGAATGGATTGGGAACAAAG GAGTCTTTGTTGCTGGCTATGAAAGCCTGAAAAAAAACGAGATTCTTCATCTCGTATTGCCTCACCGACTTTCTGTAAAGGAAAACCAG GGCTTATTCCCGGAAAGAGACTTTAAAGTGTGCCATGGAGGGTTTTCAGACAGGTGTGTTTTTGCTCTAAAGCACGTGCCAGATACCAG GTTGCTGGTGACCAGTGGCCTTCCGGGCTGTTACCTGGAGGTGTGGCAAGTCTCAGAGGACAGTG ATGTCATCCAGGTTGTTAGCACCGTTGCtgtgcaggaggcagaggggagccTCTGGCCTCGGGTGGCCATCTTCGCCTCCACGGCTCCCGGGATCCTCCACGGCAGGAGGCTCAGTGACCTGCAGATCGTGGATCTGGAGTCGCAGAAGACCACGTACGCCTCAG GTGTCAGTGACCGCGAGGAGCTGAGTAGCCTGCAGGTCCTGGATGGAGACACCTTTGCTTTCTGCTGCACCTCGGGCCGCCTGGGGCTCGTTGACGCCCGCCAGAAGTGGGCGCCGTCAGAGAGTCTCCgccctggccccagcttcagTGGACAGAGCTGGTGTGCAGACGTGGGGGGCAGAGGCCAGGCGCCTGGGCCCAGCATTGCCAGTCTTGGCTCCAATGGGCAGCTCCGCCTTCTCGACCCCCGGGACCTGAGCCGCCCTGTGAGCTCAGTCCAGTGCCCAGTTCCCACGCCTAGTCCTGACCCGGAGCTGCTGCGAGTGACTTGGGCCCCGGGTCTCCATAACTGCCTGGCCATTTCAG GCTTCGACGGGACGGTTCAGGTCCATGACATCACcgcctgggctgcagcagggaaCCAAGTGGAGCCGCACTTCACGCACAGCGGCCACCTCTTCCTGGACGGAAACGGGGCGGGGCCTGCTCCGCTGGTCACCACCCACACCTGGCACCCCTGCAAGCCGAGGACCTTGCTGTCAGCAGCCAGCGACGCCTCTCTGCACGTGTGGGACTGGGTGGCGCCGGAGGCCTCCTGCTGA
- the WDR73 gene encoding WD repeat-containing protein 73 isoform X2: MESAEDWLVESLRLYQDFHAFDLSGATRVLEWIGNKGVFVAGYESLKKNEILHLVLPHRLSVKENQGLFPERDFKVCHGGFSDRCVFALKHVPDTRLLVTSGLPGCYLEVWQVSEDSDVIQVVSTVAVQEAEGSLWPRVAIFASTAPGILHGRRLSDLQIVDLESQKTTYASGVSDREELSSLQVLDGDTFAFCCTSGRLGLVDARQKWAPSESLRPGPSFSGQSWCADVGGRGQAPGPSIASLGSNGQLRLLDPRDLSRPVSSVQCPVPTPSPDPELLRVTWAPGLHNCLAISVACLVPGTKDESIPGPRRLTSSVPLLRLRRDGSGP; the protein is encoded by the exons ATGGAGTCCGCGGAGGACTGGCTGGTGGAGTCCTTGCGTTT GTACCAGGATTTCCATGCATTCGACCTGTCGGGAGCCACTCGAGTCCTTGAATGGATTGGGAACAAAG GAGTCTTTGTTGCTGGCTATGAAAGCCTGAAAAAAAACGAGATTCTTCATCTCGTATTGCCTCACCGACTTTCTGTAAAGGAAAACCAG GGCTTATTCCCGGAAAGAGACTTTAAAGTGTGCCATGGAGGGTTTTCAGACAGGTGTGTTTTTGCTCTAAAGCACGTGCCAGATACCAG GTTGCTGGTGACCAGTGGCCTTCCGGGCTGTTACCTGGAGGTGTGGCAAGTCTCAGAGGACAGTG ATGTCATCCAGGTTGTTAGCACCGTTGCtgtgcaggaggcagaggggagccTCTGGCCTCGGGTGGCCATCTTCGCCTCCACGGCTCCCGGGATCCTCCACGGCAGGAGGCTCAGTGACCTGCAGATCGTGGATCTGGAGTCGCAGAAGACCACGTACGCCTCAG GTGTCAGTGACCGCGAGGAGCTGAGTAGCCTGCAGGTCCTGGATGGAGACACCTTTGCTTTCTGCTGCACCTCGGGCCGCCTGGGGCTCGTTGACGCCCGCCAGAAGTGGGCGCCGTCAGAGAGTCTCCgccctggccccagcttcagTGGACAGAGCTGGTGTGCAGACGTGGGGGGCAGAGGCCAGGCGCCTGGGCCCAGCATTGCCAGTCTTGGCTCCAATGGGCAGCTCCGCCTTCTCGACCCCCGGGACCTGAGCCGCCCTGTGAGCTCAGTCCAGTGCCCAGTTCCCACGCCTAGTCCTGACCCGGAGCTGCTGCGAGTGACTTGGGCCCCGGGTCTCCATAACTGCCTGGCCATTTCAG TGGCCTGTCTGGTGCCTGGAACAAAGGATGAAAGCATTCCAGGGCCTCGCCGTCTGACCTCTTCTGTGCCCTTGCTCAGGCTTCGACGGGACGGTTCAGGTCCATGA
- the NMB gene encoding neuromedin-B produces MGRRPGGAQPLGGLLLLALLAAGVAPLSWDLPEPRGRAAKIRVHPRGNLWATGHFMGKKSLEPPSPFPLGTTPPTAVRAQRLQLSHDLLRILLLKKALGLSLSGPAAQTQYRRLPVQILQK; encoded by the exons ATGGGCCGGCGGCCGGGGGGCGCTCAGCCGCTGGGCGGCCTCCTGCTGCTCGCCCTGCTCGCTGCCGGCGTGGCCCCGCTCAGCTGGGATCTCCCGGAGCCCCGCGGCAGAGCTGCCAAGATCCGAGTGCACCCGCGGGGCAACCTCTGGGCCACCG GTCACTTCATGGGCAAGAAGAGTCTGGAGCCCCCCAGCCCATTCCCACTGGGGACCACTCCCCCCACCGCCGTGAGGGCCCAGAGACTGCAGCTGAGTCATGATCTGCTCCGGATCCTCCTGCTAAAGAAAGCTCTGGGCCTGAGCCTCAGCGGCCCAGCAGCCCAGACCCAG TACAGGAGGCTTCCGGTGCAAATACTGCAGAAGTGA